The following coding sequences lie in one Brienomyrus brachyistius isolate T26 unplaced genomic scaffold, BBRACH_0.4 scaffold27, whole genome shotgun sequence genomic window:
- the LOC125720898 gene encoding uncharacterized protein LOC125720898 isoform X1 — protein MASKIPVHVDNRSANAANPEAAVQASKQRKIQNVLSRKKPAMRVPKGCDAELHEQNLALQASNEELTRNFSQSKEQVIHLEGQCTALQQENMEIRKQLDSCCLLLLAGNVDPVLGQRVAEITKQNEDQQKDVMNAAADLLGELKTFGEMALGHRQQLQQVQETMRVLKSSQEQHCEERKGFSLEVEEMERALDDAEALLQDI, from the exons ATGGCTTCAAAAATTCCGGTGCACGTGGACAACCGCAGTGCAAACGCTGCAAATC CAGAAGCTGCCGTTCAAGCTTCAAAACAAAGGAAAATTCAAAACGTTCTTTCAAG GAAAAAGCCTGCCATGAGGGTCCCCAAAGG CTGTGATGCAGAGCTGCATGAACAGAATCTTGCTTTGCAAGCCAGTAATGAAGAGCTTACAAGAAACTTCTCTCAGTCGAAG GAGCAGGTGATCCATTTAGAAGGGCAGTGCACAGCCCTTCAGCAGGAGAACATGGAAATCCGGAAGCAGCTTGATAGCTGCTGTCTGCTGCTGCTTGCTGGGAATGTTGATCCAG TTTTGGGTCAGAGAGTAGCAGAAATAACGAAACAGAATGAAGACCAGCAGAAGGATGTCATG AATGCTGCAGCGGATCTGCTTGGAGAGCTGAAGACTTTTGGGGAAATGGCCTTGGGACACAGACAGCAGCTGCAG CAGGTGCAGGAGACAATGAGGGTGCTTAAGAGCAGCCAAGAGCAGCACTGTGAGGAGAGGAAGGGCTTTTCTCTGGAAGTGGAGGAGATGGAGAGGGCCCTGGACGATGCTGAAGCTCTCCTGCAGGACATATAA
- the LOC125720898 gene encoding uncharacterized protein LOC125720898 isoform X3, translating to MASKIPVHVDNRSANAANPEAAVQASKQRKIQNVLSRKKPAMRVPKGCDAELHEQNLALQASNEELTRNFSQSKEQVIHLEGQCTALQQENMEIRKQLDSCCLLLLAGNVDPVLGQRVAEITKQNEDQQKDVMNAAADLLGELKTFGEMALGHRQQLQVQETMRVLKSSQEQHCEERKGFSLEVEEMERALDDAEALLQDI from the exons ATGGCTTCAAAAATTCCGGTGCACGTGGACAACCGCAGTGCAAACGCTGCAAATC CAGAAGCTGCCGTTCAAGCTTCAAAACAAAGGAAAATTCAAAACGTTCTTTCAAG GAAAAAGCCTGCCATGAGGGTCCCCAAAGG CTGTGATGCAGAGCTGCATGAACAGAATCTTGCTTTGCAAGCCAGTAATGAAGAGCTTACAAGAAACTTCTCTCAGTCGAAG GAGCAGGTGATCCATTTAGAAGGGCAGTGCACAGCCCTTCAGCAGGAGAACATGGAAATCCGGAAGCAGCTTGATAGCTGCTGTCTGCTGCTGCTTGCTGGGAATGTTGATCCAG TTTTGGGTCAGAGAGTAGCAGAAATAACGAAACAGAATGAAGACCAGCAGAAGGATGTCATG AATGCTGCAGCGGATCTGCTTGGAGAGCTGAAGACTTTTGGGGAAATGGCCTTGGGACACAGACAGCAGCTGCAG GTGCAGGAGACAATGAGGGTGCTTAAGAGCAGCCAAGAGCAGCACTGTGAGGAGAGGAAGGGCTTTTCTCTGGAAGTGGAGGAGATGGAGAGGGCCCTGGACGATGCTGAAGCTCTCCTGCAGGACATATAA
- the LOC125720898 gene encoding uncharacterized protein LOC125720898 isoform X2 — MASKIPVHVDNRSANAANQAAVQASKQRKIQNVLSRKKPAMRVPKGCDAELHEQNLALQASNEELTRNFSQSKEQVIHLEGQCTALQQENMEIRKQLDSCCLLLLAGNVDPVLGQRVAEITKQNEDQQKDVMNAAADLLGELKTFGEMALGHRQQLQQVQETMRVLKSSQEQHCEERKGFSLEVEEMERALDDAEALLQDI, encoded by the exons ATGGCTTCAAAAATTCCGGTGCACGTGGACAACCGCAGTGCAAACGCTGCAAATC AAGCTGCCGTTCAAGCTTCAAAACAAAGGAAAATTCAAAACGTTCTTTCAAG GAAAAAGCCTGCCATGAGGGTCCCCAAAGG CTGTGATGCAGAGCTGCATGAACAGAATCTTGCTTTGCAAGCCAGTAATGAAGAGCTTACAAGAAACTTCTCTCAGTCGAAG GAGCAGGTGATCCATTTAGAAGGGCAGTGCACAGCCCTTCAGCAGGAGAACATGGAAATCCGGAAGCAGCTTGATAGCTGCTGTCTGCTGCTGCTTGCTGGGAATGTTGATCCAG TTTTGGGTCAGAGAGTAGCAGAAATAACGAAACAGAATGAAGACCAGCAGAAGGATGTCATG AATGCTGCAGCGGATCTGCTTGGAGAGCTGAAGACTTTTGGGGAAATGGCCTTGGGACACAGACAGCAGCTGCAG CAGGTGCAGGAGACAATGAGGGTGCTTAAGAGCAGCCAAGAGCAGCACTGTGAGGAGAGGAAGGGCTTTTCTCTGGAAGTGGAGGAGATGGAGAGGGCCCTGGACGATGCTGAAGCTCTCCTGCAGGACATATAA